The window ACATGATCTTAAGGAGCTTTTCTTTTTTACCATCTCAGGGTTCTGAAAAGGTAGAAGTACTGAAGGTGGATGGACAGGCATTAAGTGGAGTGAGCTTAAGCACCAAAGCAtttaagaaaatgaaaaatattagGGTGCTTATAATTGATGAATtacatattagtggagattttgaGTTGTTGTCCAAGGAGCTCAGATGGTTGTCTTGGCTAAAATGTCCTTTAAAGTGTATACCATCAAAATTTCCAGCTGAGAAACTAGTAATTCTGAATATGAAAGAGAGTAATATCCAAGAACTTGGATTGAATTTGAAGGTTTGTTACTCAAATTTATAGTTTCatatgtataatatgttagtattGCAACTGGTGAAAGAAAATCTAACTTGAAAGTATATTTTGTTTGCTTGTAGCATTGTAAAAGTTTGAAGAATCTGGATCTCTCTTATTGCAAGCACCTTAAAAGAACACCAAACTTCAGTGGTTCGCAAAGCCTTGAGACTTTGCGGCTTCGTGGTTGCACAAGTCTGAAGGAGATCCATCAATCAATTGGAAATTTAGACAGACTAATTGATCTAGATTTGAATGGTTGCAAAAAGCTTACGAATCTTCCACACAGCATATGTCAGCTAAAATCACTTGAAAACTTAAACATTGGAAGCTACTCATCTATACATACACTGCCAGTTGACCTTTGGAGATAAGCAAAGTCTAAAAAAACTTTTAGCACTTATACAGGTATAAAACAATTGCCTGGATCTATTGAACTGCTAAAAGATCTTGTAATTTTGGAAGTGGGAGGTCAAAATGAAGAGGCAAACATGAGTTTTTCTCGAAGAAGAGTCCATCACGTACAACCCTTGTCAACTTCTATTTCGCAGTTAAGCATTACATATTGTGATTTGTCTGAGGAAGATATTCCTAGGGATATTGGGAGTTTATCCTCCTTACTTTCTTTAGATTTGAGTGGCAACAGTTTCCAGTGTCTACCCTTTGACTTTTCTAAGTGAGGATGCTTGGAGTCCTTGAAATTAAGTGACTGTGAGAATCTTCAAACACTCCCATCAGTATCTAAGTTAGAAAATCTTAAGAAATTTGAACTTACAAATTGCAAGAACTTGGTTAAGATTACCGAGTTGGACAATCT is drawn from Lycium barbarum isolate Lr01 chromosome 8, ASM1917538v2, whole genome shotgun sequence and contains these coding sequences:
- the LOC132606778 gene encoding disease resistance protein RUN1-like, whose amino-acid sequence is MQLFSWHAFNHLFPPQEYVKLAQDIIKYSSGLPLALSTLGSHLQTEEWRFEFEKLKAIPHSDIHEILKISFDGLDDDTQSVFLDIACIFHGFYKDEVTKTLNACGFHSESAISTLVRKCLLQRVYHLVMHDLVQDMGREIVRMESPRDPGKRSRLFSPQAVHDVLQGNKGSEKVEVLKVDGQALSGVSLSTKAFKKMKNIRVLIIDELHISGDFELLSKELRWLSWLKCPLKCIPSKFPAEKLVILNMKESNIQELGLNLKHCKSLKNLDLSYCKHLKRTPNFSGSQSLETLRLRGCTSLKEIHQSIGNLDRLIDLDLNGCKKLTNLPHSICQLKSLENLNIGSYSSIHTLPVDLWR